A section of the Streptomyces sp. NBC_01363 genome encodes:
- a CDS encoding DUF1697 domain-containing protein encodes MTMYAALLRGINVSGHKRVPMAELRTLLTELGHGDVRTHLQSGNAVFSSASDDENALAAELEQAIEKRFGFPVPCLVRDGAYLAAVAAACPFPAAELEGKQLHITYYDQPVDADRFARIDPAAFLPEAFGLGDRALYLYAPDGLGRSKLAEALSRSSVTKGIVATSRNWNTVVKLVEMTAPTGTARDGAPA; translated from the coding sequence ATGACCATGTACGCGGCGCTGTTGCGCGGGATCAACGTGAGCGGCCACAAGAGGGTCCCGATGGCCGAACTCCGCACGCTGCTCACCGAACTGGGACACGGCGACGTCCGCACCCACCTGCAGAGCGGCAACGCCGTCTTCAGCAGCGCGTCGGACGACGAGAACGCCCTCGCCGCCGAGCTGGAGCAGGCCATCGAGAAGCGGTTCGGCTTCCCCGTCCCCTGTCTGGTCAGGGACGGCGCCTACCTGGCGGCAGTTGCGGCGGCCTGCCCGTTCCCGGCCGCCGAACTCGAAGGCAAGCAGCTGCACATCACTTACTACGACCAGCCGGTCGACGCCGACCGCTTCGCCCGGATCGACCCGGCGGCCTTCCTCCCCGAGGCGTTCGGCCTCGGCGACCGTGCGCTCTACCTCTACGCCCCCGACGGGCTGGGCCGTTCGAAACTCGCCGAGGCGCTGTCCCGGTCCTCCGTCACCAAGGGCATCGTCGCCACCTCGCGCAACTGGAACACCGTGGTCAAGCTGGTGGAGATGACGGCGCCCACGGGGACCGCGCGCGACGGAGCCCCCGCATGA
- a CDS encoding nuclear transport factor 2 family protein: protein MTEPFPGVASAVEGELRLLDPAVRASAELLSRVLHPDYREIDYAGRVWDRETMIASLTGKDAPRPGPMTASRMSGVQLGDDLVHLTYDTETKGRLAHRSSVWRLTDAGWLLYFHQATPFGTAADTGADDDG from the coding sequence ATGACCGAACCGTTCCCCGGCGTGGCCTCGGCGGTCGAGGGCGAGCTGCGCCTCCTGGACCCCGCCGTGCGCGCCTCCGCCGAACTCCTCTCCCGGGTGCTGCACCCCGACTACCGCGAGATCGACTACGCCGGCCGGGTCTGGGACCGCGAGACCATGATCGCCTCGCTCACCGGGAAGGACGCCCCGCGCCCCGGGCCGATGACCGCGTCCCGGATGAGCGGGGTCCAGCTCGGCGACGACCTCGTCCACCTCACCTACGACACCGAGACGAAGGGGCGCCTCGCCCACCGCAGTTCGGTGTGGCGGCTGACCGACGCGGGCTGGCTGCTCTACTTCCACCAGGCCACGCCGTTCGGCACCGCCGCGGACACCGGTGCCGACGACGACGGCTGA
- a CDS encoding ABC transporter ATP-binding protein, with the protein MIRADDVSLVRDGNVLLDSVSLTVRSGEHWALLGANGAGKSTLLGLLGAVNHPTRGSVEVLGRTLGRVDLRELRSLLGHVNPRHPLRSPLSVHEVVLTGLTNSVEPVPRRSVDEEQRDRAERLLEMLGMGGKSGSRWPALSQGERGRTLIARALMPQPRLLLLDEPATGLDLAAREQLLDSLDVLREEHPELATVLVTHHLEELPASTTHALLLRGGRCVASGPADEVLTTDRVSDCFGHPVRISRTDGRWAARAQRVARR; encoded by the coding sequence GTGATCCGGGCCGACGACGTCTCGCTCGTCCGGGACGGCAATGTGCTGCTCGACTCGGTCTCCCTGACCGTACGGAGCGGTGAGCACTGGGCGCTGCTCGGAGCCAACGGCGCCGGGAAGAGCACGCTGCTGGGGCTGCTCGGCGCGGTCAACCACCCCACCCGGGGTTCGGTGGAGGTCCTGGGACGCACCCTCGGCCGGGTCGATCTGCGGGAGCTGCGGTCGCTGCTCGGGCATGTCAATCCGCGCCATCCACTGCGTTCCCCGCTGTCGGTGCACGAGGTGGTGCTGACCGGCCTGACCAACTCGGTCGAGCCGGTGCCGCGCCGCTCGGTGGACGAGGAGCAGCGGGACCGGGCGGAGCGGCTGCTCGAGATGCTCGGCATGGGCGGCAAGTCGGGGTCGCGCTGGCCGGCGCTGTCGCAGGGTGAGCGGGGCCGTACGCTCATCGCCCGCGCCCTGATGCCGCAACCGCGGCTGCTGCTGCTCGACGAGCCGGCCACCGGTCTCGATCTCGCCGCGCGTGAGCAGTTGCTCGACAGTCTGGACGTGCTGCGCGAGGAACATCCGGAGCTGGCGACGGTCCTGGTCACCCATCACTTGGAGGAGCTGCCCGCCTCCACCACGCACGCGCTGCTGTTGCGGGGCGGCCGGTGCGTGGCCTCGGGTCCGGCGGACGAGGTACTGACCACGGACCGGGTCAGCGACTGCTTCGGGCATCCGGTGCGGATCTCCCGCACGGACGGCCGGTGGGCGGCGCGGGCACAGCGCGTCGCCCGTCGCTGA
- a CDS encoding aldo/keto reductase, with protein sequence MQNRFNLLDRSSDVVLKVCEAHGLAFLPWFPPANGALTGNAAAALAGIADRHGATRGQIALAWLLHRSPAPCPAPGTGSTVHLAENLGPGRSGCPPRT encoded by the coding sequence GTGCAGAACCGCTTCAACCTCCTGGACCGTTCGTCGGACGTGGTACTGAAGGTGTGCGAGGCCCACGGCCTGGCCTTTCTGCCCTGGTTCCCGCCGGCCAACGGCGCTCTGACCGGCAATGCCGCAGCGGCTCTCGCCGGGATCGCCGATCGGCACGGTGCCACCCGCGGGCAGATCGCCCTCGCCTGGCTGCTGCACCGGTCCCCCGCACCGTGCCCGGCCCCGGGCACCGGTTCGACCGTCCATCTGGCGGAGAACCTGGGGCCGGGGAGATCCGGCTGTCCGCCGAGGACCTGA